Within the Channa argus isolate prfri chromosome 12, Channa argus male v1.0, whole genome shotgun sequence genome, the region TCTCCAGTCTCTGTGTGATGTCTGTGTACAGAGCTCTCTGCTGGAGACCACGGTCCTGCATGAGCCTGACGGTTCCTCCCCACACCTTTCCCCCTTCATGCTCTTCCAGCAGTTCTTGGCCCCACATTTTCAGCGATTCCTCCTCTCCTTACCACCCCGCCCTAGGACTCTACAGCTCATAGACCGATGGACAATTGTTCCGATCAAATTATCCCTCactgcatgcgtgtgtgtgtgtgtgtgtgtgtgcgcacgtgcgctgagataattattttcatctttgcaTCTTACTTGATGGGCTGTAAATTTGAATTGATTTGtggtttttccttcttttcaaTGATCAATAACTTAATGTAATTACAAATTCAGCAAATGTAATAGTTCAATAATTGAACTGAAAGAAGAATAGTTACTGTTTgagtttaaacagtttttggTCTCATGTCTTCATTAAGATCTGTCATTGTGGCTTTTTTCAGAGTTTTTCTTTCGGAGAGATTTAGACGACTCTTTATTTAGACCTGAAGGtaagttgtttgtgtgtgatgagacagtaccttgttaatttttttctacttttaacaaatctatttctgttttgttataattgttgttgttttttttttgtttgtttgtttctgctgcacgTTAAAAATCAAGTTGATTTAatacagtttaatttatttttagttgaaCCTCAGGTAGAGTGGGGACTTTTTCAAAAgtcatttgaaaaacagaaatcttttaataaatctaaaatgtcCATATTCTCAGCTGCAGTACACCACCTTATATTTAAGTTGAAATTAGCTCCAAAGCAAACAGCATCTTAAGATCGAGAAGTGCTGTCACAGCCTTCTGTTAGTCAGGTCCAATTACGGTCTGACAGCAGTCCAGAGATGTTCACTTCCAGAGGTTTTTGAATGATTATATTCATTATATGATATGATAAGAAAAGTCAAGAGTGGGTTTTCTCTGCGCTCAATCAGTATGtgaacatgtttctgtttaaatactCCACTTGTACTCAAACTTAACGCTAGCTGCTATGGCTGACTCCCCACCTAACAACAAGCTCCTGATTCCTGCATTAGCTGATATCACAAACATGACACAGAGATAGACATAGAGATGTCTGGATATCTCAATCATCAGCCCCTATTGCATTTCTGCTGGCCCAGTTAACCAAACGCATCTCtggtctgtgttttttcttctatttcctTCTTCAGCGATAGAGATCACAGCTTTTCCTGGAGAGACTGTCGCTTTGCCATGTAAAAGTCCCACATACACCAACATCACAGCTGTAGAATGGACCAGATCTGACCTGGAGCCGAAATATGTCTTTGTGTACGGTGACAATCAGTCTGATCTAGTCCATCAGCATCCGTCTTTTAAGAACCAGGTGGAGCTGAAGGACAGTGAGAAGAAGGATGGAGACGTGTCTTTGATTGTGAAGGATGTGAGGAGTGGTGACGCTGGAAAATATCAGTGTTATGTCTCGACCGACACTGAGAGCTCTGAGAGCTTTGTCATCCTGTATGTCCACCCAGGTGAGTTTGTGGATTGTTCTGTCTAAAAGAAAATGCTCAATTTGATATCAGCAACACATTGGGACCTGTAAGAAAAGACAGAATAAGCTGTTTAATGCTTAAGAAACGTACTGGTGTAACATATCATCACTAATTAGGTTAATCTTCTACAGGTCAGGATCATGATTGGGCAAAGGTAACTTTCAGATCTGTGAAGACACAGAATGATGAGGATTTGGAGTGACATATGCTATGAATGATGCTATTCAGACAACAACTTTTAAAGTGAAAGCTTTGCGTATTTCAGCAACAACATACTAATTCACATTGTCCATATTATAATGACATGGCTCAGCAGTAAAAGAGTCTTGATGCTAAACACACTAACAGagtgtggaaaatgtaaatgaatcaAGAAAGAATGGGGAAGACATTTTGCTTTTAGATCTAAAACAGTTGGTCTCGTCAGTTTCCTCACACTGCGTGGTTAAATAAGGAGGTGATGAAACACAGCATGCGACATGTTGCTGTcatcaattcaaaatgagtaaatattaaaaaccaaaTAACTCAGTTTAAcattgttatgttgtctttgtattatttacaaAGAAAACTATGTTTCAACCAAAGAATATTTGCCATaatcaacaggtgtcagaaaaTACAGTGCATCACATCTTGCTGCATGTGTGGGACTGTGTAACATCAGTCCAATTATCTGCTGTAGTAGAGAGTTTGACTTGGACCCTTTAACCTTACAGATTTTTTCTTCTCACTTTCAGCCCCAATAAACATCACATCTGAATATGGAGAGACAGTCAGTCTGCCGTGTGAACATCCCAGCAACACCCTGATTAGAGCTGTAAAGTTGATCAGAGCTGACCTGGATCCAGAAACTGTGTATTTTAACTCAGCCAGGTGGTTTAATAGGTACCATGACCAACATCCATCTTTTAAGAACCGGGTGGAGTTGAAGTTCTGTGACATGATGTCTGGCAAAATGTCACTGATTCTAAAGGATGTGAGCATTAATGACtctggaacatatgagtgtcATGTCGATATAGACCGTGAGATCATCAGCATCATCCACCTGGATGTGTATCCATCCGGTGAGTTTCTGGAGTTCATTGTCTCTGAAGTAGAGTTGAAGCTGCTTCTTGATTgttgatgagactttgtagagCACAAAGAGAGAATAGCTGGTGTGTAATGTGATCACTATAATAATGTCtaacaggagtttgaagaggaaatgaacAGGGATTGTTAATAGATTGTGGCCTGTGCCATACAACCATACAATATGCCAGTTCCTCCCCTGCCAGTGATTCATCAGTAACAAAAGACCAACTTGTGTATTTTCTTGTCtgtaaaaattgtaatattGCTTCATCACTAACAAACAATGGTAATTTTCTAAAAGTGAAGCAGTGTGTAGAGGCAACGCCAATTATAGTTAGTATTGCTCGACCTTCTTCTTGAAGACAGCGATGACCACATCAAGGTCCCTGACAGTGCCTGCTGCCTGGCAGGCACAGCACCTGACCCTGTGCCTGAATGGACCCTTTGGGTCACAACTAGGCAAACAAATGCCAGAGAACTCCCTTGCCAGATATGGCTCCAAGAGGATGCCCAGGTTACCCTTGTCTGAGCGAGTAGTTCAAATGGGTCCACTTCAAATCATGTTTAGTCCGGTCCCTACCCTGGGGCCACTTGCAAGAACCTACCAGAGCCTTATACCTGATCCCAGCTCCCACAGTCACCAGGACACTAAAACGTCTTAATCCCATTGAGGTGGTGATTCTCAGATGGACTAACTAAAGTCAGGCATTTCAGTGTACAGGATGGCAGTTGTGTGAAAAAACTAAAGGCTTCTCTTGATGACAGATCTACAATCAATTGCTGTCACGCATGGCTGAGTTACAAAGAGTAGCACTGAGCAAACTCTTCATTCTACCATAAGCACCTTATCCCATTTGTAAAACATGATGTGGGCCGGCTTTACTTGCCTGCCATCACATCATATGAATTCTGAGTTGTACAAACAAATTGTAGAGGAAAATATCAAGGTGAAGCAGAAACTTAACAGAAAGTTGATTATCCCACAAAGCCACAACCCACATTTATGCTGAGAGAAAACTGAAGGTTTCAGATTTGAGTCTAAGGCATCAAGCAGAGGGACACTGAAATTACACATTGCCTGACtaagtgtgtttgtttctcttgcTTCCAATATCACATGCCCAGCTGATCGAGGCCTGGCTATCTTGAAAATTGTCCTCTACATCGTGGTGTTCTGTCCGTACTTCATCTCCACTCTCCTCATGGTGTCTCTCTATCGGAACAGATGCTCAGGTAACACTCTGAATCATTGACTGAACGCGAGACACATTAGCAGCTCTGTGAGACATTATTTGATCAGCAGTAATCACGCACGGCTCAGGCTGATGGAGGTGTCTTTTGATATTTGGTCATAATCCAGAGTTTTAGACATAATCATTTTTTGACCTGATGAtggcaaagaaaaaagtcagaGTAACAAGACAGTTATTAGGATTTATGGCGACTGATTCACTATTAAACTTTTTGCCtgaaaattaatgaaatgaTCTCATCACTGTCCAGGAAGGAATCTGCCTATTTCCTCGACAACATCACAACCGTGTTTGGTTCACAAGGAATCGGACAAACAAGTTGATGACACAGCCACTGAACATTATTTCTAACattaacaaaattacaattttccatatttgtaatgtatttctgtctttaaatttattctgttttttttttttgcatcaagcTAAAATGTAAACTCCCATCATTCTTCCCTCTATTGCTCCACTTTTCACCAGCAGAAGTAGTGCATCTCTTCTCTATTTGACTTTACATTATGATCAGATGGACGTATTGTTGCGTGAAGATGGTTTGCTTGTCTAAGCAGCATGAGAAGAAAGTGCTTTGCTTTGTACTAATTTGGAGAATGAACTGTTAAGGTAGTTTGTTAGCAACAGCTTCTGTCAAAGAGACGGTCACAAGCATATTGTCACTATTTATTCATGTGCTGTTTCCTGCTATGTACTAATTTACTCCAGATGATTTTAACTCGGAGGCTTGAATTGAAACAGTttcatgtgtaaataaaaggattatttaaatgtagtttaatgCCAGGATTGAATTTGTTGTAAATTATAACTAAGTCTCCTGCAAACACAAGATTGTTTCTTATTAAGAATCATATATGTGCCATGTAATTATGGGGTAATTATTCCATACATGTATGTATTCTTATGTACTATGTAAGTCCACCAAACATTACAcaaattacagtttaaatacagtttatttgCAAGTTTTCAGCCTGTAACCTAAAgtgttaaataaaactttatgcTTAATAAATGATGAACTTTGTACAGTTTATCCAATAGTTTGCAGACACATACAGACCAGCTGATAGTCTGGGCCCTATGCTGCTGTTCTGGGAGCTTGTTCTGTACAGTTTGTTGAGGTAAATCCTAATGAAAATAACTGTATTtccatcaaaaacaaatgaacaaagatGTGTGTAATTCTGCTGTTATCCAGTCCCCGACTAGCACAGAGCTCCAATAACAAAGCTCTACTTGTGTTCATAAAAGGCTTTTGTACAGCGTGTAGAGGAAATGTTGAGGCTGTGCATCAAGCGAGGCGACGCTGAacaagtgtgtttgtctttcctgATTCTAATGTCGCAACCAGCCCAGACTTGTTTGTACtgtttggttttctgtctgttcttcGTCTCTTCTAACAGACACACAGCGACAGAGAGCCGGTGTGATAACCACTAGTCAAAGCTTGTGCTTCTCATACACAGGAACACAAACTTAGCTTTCCAGGCACAGCTGGTTCCCTCTGTAAACTGAATttatgctgacacacacacacagcagtaatTGCCCAGTTATTACTCTCACATACATAGAAATGAGACATATTATTAAGAACATACACTGCATGCAGGGTCTCTGCAAGTACCTCACACACACGTGTTATGCACAGTGATCTGGACATATAAAACATGCAAGTGTGTACACAACCTTCTGTAtgtaatgtataaaataaagacTTAGCTGCAGGGGCATTATGTTTTTAGGGAGTCTGTGAATCCAAAGTACATTTCAGTACATCTACTTGAACATTGAGCTCGTATACTTCTGCTTCCTCTGATCTCATAAGTTCTTGAAGGTGATTAAATCCAACTTGTTCTCCTCCCACAGAGTCAAATTAAGACACTTCCTTTCAATTTGTGTTGCCTTTTATGTCCTTTGGAGTATTGCATTGACACCACAGGTACACTTTAGTGTTACCCTTGGATACCCAGGAGTGCCATGCAATGAGAACATCAGCGTCTGATATTGACACCACAGGGACATTGTAGCTTCAGTTCAGGACCCTATGAGTgtcggccagctgcatagctgctcccccatcagtgtgtgtgtgtgattgtgagtgtgaatgggtgaatgagaagcagtttaaagtgctttgagtgccaataggtagaaaagtgctatataagtgtctcatgtacaaaacaaaatgtgactcCCTTTTTCTGAGTCTTAGCAGCTtagacaaaaccaaaaccaaaaatgtccTGTAGATTGTATCTGTTTCATTTCTCaagttaaaacacaaatttttcTTCTTCAAGAGGGAAATGACCAAACTGAAGTAGACACTTTaatgatttactttatttaaacaaaatcaaattgaTCTCAGTCAGCCACTTGAAGATCTGACGCTGTTCCCTGTGATGTGTTTGGTATTATATATCTGACGGCAGTGTCATTACAGTTTAGGCTGAAGCAGGATCCTGAGGAGTTCACCACCAGCACTGCACCAGGTTCATAGATGACCTGAGGAGAGAAGAGTTTACAttagaagaaaatataaaatatatttaaacctgctctgtttaaatatattttaaacaagtcTTAACACTAGTTCCAATACTTTGAtctgacataaaacacaaaatggccaGATTccttaaacactttttaatattGTTACACTGTAATTGTACTTTTCAAGTTCCTTTTTAATGATTACAAAATCTTATAAACAACTAACAAGGCAGGAATTAAACTGTAatgcttttatacatttaaataaactagATAATTTACAACCAAGTGTCATTTCACAGTTACTGTACTAAAAAGAGTTACATGTAGGGTAGACACCTTTcataacatactgtactgcTGCCAAATACAATGTACAATACATTAAATGGACTCtgacaaaagagaaacactTTTGGTCTTGTTGTACACAACTACTAGAAGTAGTCACCTCTAAAGCAGAGCACCATCTATTAAAGACTTTAGACAACATGTGACGGATTATCAGACTGTCTCCAGGATCCAAATCACTGCTGATAAGCCTCTGGTACCAACTCATAGGCCTTAGAAACTGCATCCTTAACAGAGTATTTCTGACTATCAGCGGCAGTAAGCGCTGAATACGCCTCCTGTGCCCTACCAGTTAACACAGATTGTAACATTACTACACGCTCAGCCTCTGGCCAACCTCTCACATCGGCAACAAGTtcaaaaagggagaaaaaagtaTCTGGGTCTCGCTCATCAAGCTTTGGTACCAAACGCAAGTCACCAACAACATCAAACTTTTTCAAACCATGTGAGACCCAATACCACCTGATCATCTGAACCCTCCGTGTCAACACTAGCTGCATATTTACCAGCTCTAATAAGATCCAAACGATACTGCTCCAACTCTAATTTTTCCGAGAACCTCATCCTTTAATCTTTTTTGCTCAACAAGCTTTAAAAGTTGGTCTTTTGTACAACTGTTGAACAGTTCTTCAGAAGACTGAACAAAAGTTAGGACATTTGCCATCACAGGACAGTGTCGATCCAAAGATTTACATTAGAGCTTTCCCGCTAACTACCTACCCATGCGACTTATTAATCTCACGCTAGTCTTCATGCAGCTACTTACAGTGGGTACTTATGCACTAAAAACCAATAGAGTGAGAAAGGCAACTGCAAAAACAGCGACCCCCTCAACTCTATGGATGTGCCCCCGAGACAACGGCTCTAACCGCTTTCACCGCAACACTACAAAAATTTCTGAACAAATCCCAAAGGGGAAGTGCTCCTACATCCTACAAGGGAAAGCTCCAACTGTCACATGTGCAATCAACACTGTCTCCATGATTCATTCAAACTGCCTCAAATTTTAACACAGCATCAAAGCTCAACCCCCAAAAAATCTGCTTAGCAATCAACCAAATCTACATGCATCCAACCAATCCTTGTTACAAGCAACAAACACAACTCCACGAACCATGTGGCCTCCCAGGACTTGTACTACCATAACCAAACTACAACAAATCAAGATGTTCTTGTAAGCAAAACTAAATCACTATATATTCAAGGAGCAAACTGGATATACTATGAAATAGAAACACAAATGGAGTAGTAACACAAACAATTCCCAAAAGTCATTTCAAATCAAGTATTAAGAAACTTACCAGCAAACAATTGCAGTATAGTAAGGACAAGCCCCCATTTTGTCACAACCTGGCTCAACAGTATGCGACAAAGAAGGGACGACACACAAGGTTCTCAAGTAactcaacatattttaattgagtATATAAAGATATGAGTTATGTTTGTGACCAAATCAGTGTTGTATGCCATGATgtgtggaaagaaaaacaaaaagagaactCAGCATGCAGGCCCAGGGGAAGACACTGAGCCGATCTTAAAGGCCTCCTTTATAGGAATCCTCAACCCAATTGACACAGGTGTACGGCATGTCTAACACTCAGCTCCATCTTTGATTCTGATTAATGTGACGACCAGTGACACATGAGCATATGAGTGTCACTGTACAGGAAGTGAAATAAAACGTAGTAAGAGTGATTCTCAAAATAGGCCAATCAGCATCATCAAGCTGACTGTTACAGGTGATTATGTACTAAATGTccttcctggttgttgatgtgagagtgaaccatcacagatcagatgtttgtgttttctaaagatgagactttgtagcaaacagctgctatgagtgatgggatcaaagtgcagtagataatgtctgacaggagtttgaagaggaaatggattcatcacctacctgacacctcacatttcacatctcattctcttctcacaggGGATGGAGACTGACATGGACTGGTGGTTGGTCTCTTAGTTGTTGCtctgcttgttgttgttggttttatgATCTATAGAAGATGCACAAAACTCAATCACCAAAATCCTGCTAATAAAGCAACTGATCATGAGCTCCAAGTTAACCTTATGAACTAATGCTTTACAGAAATTCAATAatcaatatttgatttaatttcttgATTAGTGTCACAGAAGCTGAAAAGGGTCTTCAGAAGATTAAGACCAATGCAAATATCCACCAAGTTGGCCACACCTAATGATTCCATCCAAGGGATATGAAGGTGGTTCAAAGTTCAAATTATGACCTTCCTAGAATTTCGCCCTGTTCTCACCTTCTCTATTATCCACCTTATGAGGTTCTTCAGGCCAGGTGGCAAGAAACGACTGAAGATGTTGCTTGGATGAGTAGTGGACTGTTTGCATCCGAGACcaaaaaagtccagttgacatgactccTTTGGATACCTTTGAACTACATCTTTGTTCTTCTACCATTTACTGACTATAAAATATGATCTCTTTAATTTTCCTGTGTATCTTCGCACATTGTTTAACTACTGTGGTTATGATTCAATTATCTTCTTACAGAAAACCAACAGTTCAGTATGTCAGTTTCAGACAGTTAGTGAACAAGAtgcacaaaatgcacaaatgccGCTGAATGTCATtacgtttacatttacatttagtcatttagtagacgcttttatccaaaacgacttacaagtgaggtacaaagcagcaaaaatctaattcaaggagaaaacatcagagcaaagtcctatcagaaaagggTTCACATtttatgagatgcaagtgcgagaaagagcagaaaggaagttttttatattatttgaatattttattttttaactggcATATTTCTCCAATTTATTCTCGCTTTACTGGTCACCTGTGCATTTTAGGATCTATTTTAAAcgttttctatttgtttttaaatgtcgaTCAGATCAGCTGACCTGCTGCTCCTGATTGTACCATAAAACTAAACGTAAGCTCAGAGGAGACAGAGCTTTTATGATGGCAGCTCAAAAACTGTGGAATGACCTGCCCTTGCACATTAGATAGACCTCATCCTCACCTGCTTTTAAATCCCCTCTTAAATCCAACTTATATTCAATGGCCTTTGACACAATTTAAGttgctgaatttattttatctttattttatattatatactttgtgtgctgcttttatttgtttcatcttATGTTTTCAACTGTACAGCAGTTTGGGTGTTTTAAagttctttacaaataaaattacaagTTACAAGTTATTTCTCTGAATCActtttcaaaatttgaaatacaaTAGAGCAGATGGCAGCACATTATTACAACAGAACCAACATCAAGAGATTCAGGTTGTTCAACAACtgtgagacacagacacaaaccagcaGTTGTCAGTGTTATACATGGATTCACAAAGTCAGATATGTTTGGCCTGTAATTGAACTTACACTGAAGTATCCTTAGTTTTACTGCAAATATACAGAAAAGTCtcaaaaaagtcagaaaaggtACTGAGCCCCACCCTCAGTCAGACACAGACAAGAAGCTGCATGATGAAAACCacaatcctgtttttttttatacaacttTTATAAAAGACAAATCACATACAAGACTGCACTTAAGGGCCGATACCTCATCAACAACATACCTTTAGTTATAGAACAACATACCTTCAATTATAACGTCCTCTAGAGTAACAGGTTCATCCAGAAACATTATGCCAGTTGGCGTTTGgccagtttttacatttttcatccacCCGATGTTCAGTAGCACATAGAGAACGCAGTGTGTTAAAGATCAGCTTGACTTGAACACAATAATGCTGCTTAATAGTAACACTTTTAAAGAGTAAGGCTGGATTTgtgtacacattttattttatattgtcacCAGATTTTGCCCACTAAAATCAATCAGCAGTGAAAAGCTGTACCAGAGATGAAAATTAACATAAACttaacattcacattttcaattttcccTAAAATTCTTGTTGTTGTGTTCAAAACACATCAGGGTTTAAATCATTGAGCCTGGTTTTAAAATTCCTCACTGTTGAAAATTCAGTCAGAATTCTCCATATCAAAACTTGGTAAGACTGTAGTGTGCTGCtacattgtagtttttttagtactagtagtagtagtactagtagtagtattccttattaaaatatttacccATGTATTTAGTTTAAGCTTTAAACAGCTTTTCCTCTAGTTGTCTGAAAAGGTGCTAAAGAAGGGAGGTTTGAAAGATTCACATTAAGTGGCACCATTGTTGACTCCACCCCAGTGTGCAAGGATGCACAAATAACAGAGTTAAGAGCAGATGAACCCATCCAACAGGTGTAGAGTCATCAGAGTCTCTTCAACAGCAACGTTCGTTTTTTTCATCCTCCATCAAAGCTCCAGAGGGTAAGAAAACCTGCACACAGCAGCTCAGGAACATTTAACACCACTGCTGAACAACACGTCTGATGAAGGACTGTTACAATGTGTCATAAATGTTTATAGAGAaatatgttcattaaaacatGCAGCTTAGTGGTTTTACAAGACAGCAGAATGAAGCTGTCACATGTTTCATTCAAGACGTAATCACATTCATGGACATGAATATTTGGACGGAgcaaattttcttttctttcagtttttctttttgaggtTTAATGTAAAAATCATTAACTTCTAGAGGCTCATTGGGGAGGCTGTTGAGAGCTGCACATGGTTCTTCAGgtatttatgacattttaagtattttacagtatttgtactttcCTTGAGCATTAGCAATATTTATTACTTCACTACAGTTCATGTTAAactattgtacttttactttattacatttgttgatAGCTTTAAATTCTAGATACAATTTGAGAATCTTttcattataatataaaaaatgcgGATGTATTATTACAGAGTAACCATCTGTCGGCAGATAAAGTGGTTATAATTTGCTCCATCTTCACCAACTCCTCTGTAGTTCCACAAGAGACAGGTAACATTTTTGACCCTTATTTGTTTCAATTCATTCAATCAATTTGTTGCCATACTTTTCGAAAAATgcgattaaaaaaatattagaccTGTACAGTTAAGTTATTTGAAacaataatgattaaatatataagtttgttgaccagtggtcaaggaaacaatgcaatgctaagggtttgttaaagagagatgcagttcagctcagctactgaagggagcagaggtgatacagtaactggagcagaggaactgactacaaggaggtgtggaccgcaacaaggtagaagaaaaaggttcagtgtgtagctgtagaggcacacggttaCTTACAGAGTTCTTCGAGTTCacacatactttgagaaacttgtttgatgaaactgctagtgaacgtgcttgtgagatcactttgcttaaagttgtatgtacatttgatctgtcatcggctaagttgagaagcaagtacaataaatgttcaatgtttgtctaacaatgatctccggagtgaagtatgtgTTCAAGCGTCAGGAGCGTCtcattcgagtaagatcacctctacactGGATGATTGACGTTTTTTTTCTGACCGGATTCTAAAACTGATTTTATATTACAGTGTTACTACAGTACATTGATTCATGTGAGCTTGAATATGTACTTTGACCCTCAAATACGTCCAACTGTGTCCTTCAGCTCTTCATCAGCCGACTGTCCTCCTCCAACATGCTCCACCCCCTGATCTACCTGTCTGCTCTCAGCCTGCTGGCAGGTAGgttcacacacagcagccatTTTAAAACCTTCACCCACAAGACTTGTTGATGGACGTCAGCAGAACTAACATTAGACACTAACAAAGAATCAGGAACAAAGAGCAGAATGACTTGAAGTGATGAGGAGCAGTGAAGCTTTAGCTGCTGAGAATCTGTCCAATATGCTGAGATTGTCCCCTGATCTTTGTTTCTAAGAAGAAATGCAAACTGATGCTGTCATGAAAAGTCTGGATTGATTGTTGaacaaatgctgttttattcCTTCATGAAGTCACATTTGACTTTCCAGCTAACAACAAACCATCTAACAGGATGTAATTCCTTCTCAAATCTCTCCACGTCTTCAGGTGCTGCTGCAGAGCAGATGATAACTGGTTCATCAGAGCTGGACATCAGCTCATGTCCCATCACGTTTTATGGacagacatacaaacaaatCTATGTGAGTAACATGAGTCCTGAGACTGTCTCCTCTCATTATCGATGTTTAGTCTATTAATTATGATATAGATGATGTGAGCAAACAccaataaatgaacaaatgacaAAGTCACTGTTAAGTCGTGTGTTAATTATCGTTAAAGACAGAAGTTTGTCCCAAAGTAAACCACTGATTCTTCAGTGTGTGAACAAAGTGTGACTGACGCTCCCTGACTGTTCTCTGCTCGCAAATTACGCTCTCTTTTCATTGGTTTATGTCGTCAGAGGTCAGCTGGTTCAAGGCTGTTTCACTTTTTAGCTCAGAGTATGTGAGCGTCCTCATAAAGCAAAGCCACTACTAGTCTCTGTAGAATGAAGCTTTAATTGTTGTCTCTCTGACTTTAACAGGTGAACTTCACCAGTGAAAACTTTGCCATCTGTTTCAACGACTTCTACAACCCTCAGACAACAGGAGACTGCATCGTGGGACCTAAAGCCAAGATGG harbors:
- the LOC137137913 gene encoding junctional adhesion molecule B-like, with the translated sequence MASLTSVSFGTFSAFFWIFVLAYDDFDSDEFFFRRDLDDSLFRPEAIEITAFPGETVALPCKSPTYTNITAVEWTRSDLEPKYVFVYGDNQSDLVHQHPSFKNQVELKDSEKKDGDVSLIVKDVRSGDAGKYQCYVSTDTESSESFVILYVHPAPINITSEYGETVSLPCEHPSNTLIRAVKLIRADLDPETVYFNSARWFNRYHDQHPSFKNRVELKFCDMMSGKMSLILKDVSINDSGTYECHVDIDREIISIIHLDVYPSADRGLAILKIVLYIVVFCPYFISTLLMVSLYRNRCSGRNLPISSTTSQPCLVHKESDKQVDDTATEHYF